A stretch of DNA from Streptomyces rubradiris:
GCGTCAAGGGGGTTCGGGTTGCCCGCCTCTTCCGTTATCCGGCCGATACGCGCACGGCCCCCAAGTGCTACGACACGTGTCCGATTGCTACCGGATCGTGATGCTCAGATCTCCCTCAGATGTGATGACGCAGGTCACAGCGCCTCACTACTGTCCTCGGAAACCCGAGGAGGACGGAGCCTGAGAGCGATGACCAAAGTAACGGTGGCCAAGGAAGACGTGGCCACGTCCGACGAACTGGTCGTCCTGAAGAGCGTCAACAAGCACTTCGGCGCGTTGCACGTGCTCCAGGACATCGACCTGACGATCGCCCGCGGCGAGGTCGTCGTGGTCATCGGGCCCTCCGGGTCCGGTAAGTCGACGCTGTGCCGCACCATCAACCGCCTGGAGACGATCGACTCGGGCACGATCACGATCGACGGCAAGCCGCTGCCGCACGAGGGCCGGGAGCTGGCCCGGCTGCGGGCGGACGTCGGGATGGTGTTCCAGTCGTTCAACCTGTTCGCGCACAAGACCGTGCTCGAGAACGTGACGCTGGGTCAGGTCAAGGTCCGCAAGGCGGACAAGAAGGAGGCCGAGGAGAAGGCCCGGGCGCTGCTCGACCGGGTCGGCGTGGGCACCCAGGCCGACAAGTACCCCGCCCAGCTGTCCGGCGGTCAGCAGCAGCGGGTCGCGATCGCGCGGGCGCTGGCGATGGACCCGAAGGTCATGCTCTTCGACGAGCCGACCTCCGCGCTCGACCCCGAGATGATCAACGAGGTCCTGGAGGTCATGCAGCAGCTCGCGCGCGAGGGCATGACGATGATCGTCGTCACGCACGAGATGGGTTTCGCGCGGTCGGCCGCGAACCGGGTCGTCTTCATGGCGGACGGGCGGATCGTTGAACAATCCTCGCCCGACCAGTTCTTCAACAACCCGCGCAGCGACCGGGCCAAGGACTTCCTGTCCAAGATCCTGCACCACTGACCGGCACGGCCCCCTCCCCCCGCGCCTCAGGACTCGTTCCTCACCACTCAGAAGGATGTTCACGATGAAGCTCCGCAAGGTCACCGCCGCCTCGGCCGTCCTCCTCGCCCTGTCCGTGGCCGCCACCGCGTGCGGCGGCGACAAGGACGACAAGGGCTCCGGCGGTGGCAAGAAGATCACCATCGGCATCAAGTTCGACCAGCCGGGCATCGGCCAGAAGACGCCGAAGGGGTACTCGGGTTTCGACGTCGAGGTGGCCACCTATGTCGCCGAGAAGCTCGGCTACAAGGAGGACCAGATCGAGTGGACGGAGTCGAAGAGCGCCGACCGCGAGACCATGCTCCAGCGCGGTGACGTCGACTTCATCGTCGCCTCCTACTCCATCACCCCGGAGCGCCAGAAGTCGGTCGACTTCGCCGGCCCGTACCTGCTGGCCCACCAGGACGTGCTGGTCCGCGCGGACGACACCTCCATCAAGTCGGCGCAGGACCTGAACAAGGCGCGGCTGTGCTCGGTCACCGGCTCCACCTCGGCGCTGAACGTCAAGGAGAAGCTGGCCCCCAAGGCGCAGCTCCAGAAGTACCCGACGTACTCGGCCTGTCTGACCGGTCTGCAGAACAAGGCGATCGACGCCCTGACCACGGACGACTCGATCCTGGCCGGCTACGCCTCGCAGTCCCAGTTCAAGGGCAAGTTCAAGCTCGGCGGCCTGAAGATGACGAACGAGAACTACGGCATCGGTGTCAAGAAGGGCAGCGACCTCAAGGACAAGATCAACAAGGCCCTTGAGGCGATGGTCTCCGACGGTTCCTGGCAGAAGGCCGTGGACAAGAACCTCGGCCCGGCCGGCTACAAGAACGAGCCCGCCCCGAAGATCGGCGACATCAAGAGCTGAGGCAACGCCCGGCGGGTGCGCCGTCCGTGAGGGCGGCGCACCCGGGCATCCCTACACGCGGAAGCGCGGGAGAACGTGTTCGACTTTCTTGACGACTACGACGTATTGGGCGCCTTCTGGACGACGGTGCAGCTCACCCTGTTGTCCGCCGCGGGCTCCCTGATCTGGGGCACGCTGCTGGCCGCCATGCGGGTGGGCCCGGTGCCGTTGATGCGCGGCTTCGGCACCGCCTACGTGAACATCGTGCGGAACATCCCGCTCACGGTGATCATCCTGTTCTCCTCGCTCGGCCTGTACCAGACGCTGAGGATCACTCTCGGCGCCGGCGACATCGTGGACACGGCCAACTTCCGGCTGGCCGTCCTCGGGCTGATCGTCTACACGTCGGCCTTCGTGTGCGAGGCGATCCGCTCCGGCATCAACACGGTGCCGGTCGGCCAGGCGGAGGCCGCGCGCGCCATCGGCCTGAGCTTCACCCAGGTGCTGTTCCTGGTCGTGCTGCCACAGGCGTTCCGCGCGGCCGTCGGCCCGCTGGCCAACGTACTCATCGCGTTGACGAAGAACACGACAGTGGCGGCGGCGATCGGCGTCGCCGAGGCGGCACTGCTGATGAAGGACATGGTCGAGAGGGAGGCGCAGTTGCTGCTGATCTCGGCGATCATCGCCTTCGGCTTCTGCTGCCTGACCCTGCCGACCGGCCTGATCCTCGGCTGGGTGGGCAAGAAGGTGGCGGTGAAGCGATGAGTTCGGTCCTGTACGACGCCCAGGGGCCGCGCGCCAAGCGGCGCAACATCCTCTACACGGTGGTCTTCCTCGCCGCCCTCGCGGCCCTCGTGTGGTGGGTGTACACCGCCCTGGACGAGAAGAATCAGCTGGACTGGGCGCTGTGGAAGCCCTATCTCGGCGGCGGTACCGAGGCGTACTCGACGTATATATGGCCCGGTCTCCAGAACACGCTGAAGGCGGCCGCGCTGTCCATGGTCATCGCGCTGCCCCTGGGCGCCGTCCTCGGTATCGCCCGGCTGTCGGACCACGTCTGGGTGCGGGTGCCGGCGGCGGTCGTCGTGGAGTTCTTCCGCGCGATCCCCGTCCTGGTCCTCATGATCTTCGGTCTGGCGCTCTTCTCCCAGTACACCGACGTCAGCTCGGACGACCGCCCGTTCTACGCGGTCGTCACCGGCCTGGTGCTGTACAACGCCTCCGTCCTCGCCGAGATCGTCCGCGCGGGCATCCTCTCCCTGCCGAAGGGCCAGTCCGAGGCGGCCATGGCGATCGGCCTGCGCAAGGGGCAGGTGATGCGGACCATCCTGCTGCCGCAGGCGGTCACCGCGATGCTCCCCGCGATCGTCAGCCAGCTGGTGGTCATCGTGAAGGACACCGCCCTCGGCGGCGCCGTCCTCACCTTCCCCGAACTGCTCGCCTCCGCGAACACGGCGAGCGCCTACTACGGCGCCAACACGATCGCCTCCTTCACGATCGTCGCCGTGATCTACCTGATCATCAACTTCTCGCTGACCACGTTCGCGAGCTGGCTGGAGGGCCGGCTGCGGCGGCGCAAGAAGTCGACCGGCGCGGTGCTGAGCGTCGAGGACACGGCCGGCATCCCCGGCCACGCGGGCACCGGAACCTCTGCCTGACGGAAAGTCAGACCCGAACGCACCACCCGGGGGCAATGGCATGATCGCCACTGCCCCCGGTCGCTTGACGCGAACTCTGCCAATGGGTTGCATACGTTTTGTGATCGTGCACCCCGCTCCTCCTTCCTGTTCACTTGTCTCCGTCAGGGCATCGTCACGGGCAGGGGGCGTCGCACCATGGACCCGGTGATCATCGTCGGAGCGGGACCCGTCGGACTCACGCTCGCCCTGCTCCTGACCCGTCAGAACGTGCCCGTCGTCGTCCTGGACGAGGGCCCCGGCAAGGACGAGCCCCGCCCGGCGCGCACCGTCGTTCTGCGCGAGGACACGGCCGCCCTGCTGGAACGGCTGACCGGGGTGGCGCTCGGCGACCACGGGGTGCGCTGGGCCGGATGGCGGTCCGTCAGGCGCAAGCAGGTGATGACGGAGATCGCCTTCGCCGAGGGCGACCCCGCCGCTCCCCTGCACATCGCCCAGCACATCGTGACGAACGCCCTGCGCGCCGCCCTCGCCGGCGAGCCGCTGGCCGAGGTGGCCACCGACAGCCGCCTGGCCGCCGTCGAGCAGGAGCGGTCCGGCGTCAGCGCGCACACCCGCGGCCCGAAGACGACCTGGTGGCGCGGCAGTTACCTGGTCGGCTGCGACGGCCCCCGCTCGACCGTGCGCAAGCTCCAGGACATCCGCTTTCCCGGCCGTACGGCGGTGGAACGGCACGCGGTCGCCACACTGCGGACGGAACTTCCGTGGGAGGGCCATGCGTTGCTCCACCGGATGCCGCCGTGGAAGTCGTCCGGGCCCTCGGCCGGGGAGGTGACCGCCCGCCCCCTCCCGGACGGCGCCTGGCGCCTGGACTGGCTGCTGCCGCCGGGCAAGGACCTGGTCACGCCCGAGGTCGTGCTCACCCGCATCCACGAGACCCTCACGGGCTGGACGGGCAGTGACGCACCGGCGTACGACCTGCTCGACACCGGTGTCCACACGGTGCACCACCGGCTGGCCCGCCGGTGGCGCGCCGGCCGGGTCTTCCTCGCCGGGGACGCGGCCCATCTGCTCGGCGCGTTCGGCACCCAGGGGCTCGACGAGGGGCTGCGGGACGCCGACAACCTCGCCTGGAAGCTGGCCGCGGCCTGGCATCACGGCCCGCACGAGGCCCTGCTGGACAGCTACCAGACCGAGCGGCGCGCGATGGTCGCCGCCCGGCTGCGCGCCGCCGACCAGGCGCTGCCGGTGCTGCGCGGCGGCGGGCTGCGCGGCATCGTCCCGGGCGCGGCGCGCGGGCAGGACGCGCAGTTCACCGACGGCCACCTGGGGCGCGGTGCGCTGGGCGCGCCCGGCGGCCACGCCGGCTCGCCGCTCATGCCCCGGCACCTGGAGGCGGCGATCCCCGTCGACACCCCTCCCGGCGCCCAGGTGACCGACGTCCGGGTCACGGCGGAGGACGGCTCCTTCGTCCGGCTGCGGGACCGGCTCGGCCGCGGCGCGCTGCTGGTCGTGCTGATCGCGCCGGGTACGGGGGTGTGGGACCGCAAGCACTGGGTCTCCGCCGGCGTGATGCCCCGGCTCGCGGCGGCCGTGACCGCGCTCCCGCACCCCGCGGAGCTGCTGGTCGCCGAGAGCTACCCGGGCGCGCCGGCGCACAGCGTGCTGCTGGTACGCCCCGACGGCCACCTGGTCACCGCGCTGAGCGGGGTCCGCCCCGCCGACCTGTACACGGCGGCCGAGGCCACGCTGGGAGGCTCGGCACCGGAGGCGGAGCCGGAGACGGAACCGGGGGCGGAGCAGGAGCCGGAGCGGGAGCAGGAGGAGCAGCCGGTGAGTGAGCGGGCGGCAACGGCGGAAGCGGGCTCGGGCCTGCGCTGACGCACCACTCGGGGGCGGAGGAGGAGGGGCCCGGCTCCGGACGGTCCGCCCCCGGCCCCAGGCTCGAACGGAGGTGCCCGAGCCCGGACCGCCAGGCTCGAACAGAGGTGCCCGAGCCCCGGTCGCGCCGGGCGCTGCGCGGGTGGCGTTCGCCTCCGGCCTGCGCCGATTCCGCGCTCCCGCCCTCCGTCCACGGGGTGACACTCGGTTGACCGGGGTGGGCCGGCATGCTGTACTCCCGATCGTGACCGACACCTACGTGCGCCTGTGGCGGAGGGTCCACATGGACCTCGTCCGCTACGCGGGCTGCGTGTGTCGCACGTCCTGCTGAATTCGCCTCCCTTTCCTCACCGGGCGCCGTCGCGCGCCCGTTTCCGCGAACTTCCAGGACGGTGCTCGTGTCTGTCCCTTCCTCCCTGCCCGCCCCCGTGTCCACCGCCGCCACGCCGCCCACGCAGGCGGATCTCCTCGACTTCGTCCGGCGTACGGCGGCCGACGCCGAGCTGATCGCCTCCCTCCCGCTCGACCCGGAAGGCCGCACCTGGGTACGGCTCAAGGGGCCCGGCGGCAGCGAGGCCTGGCTGATCGGCTGGCCGCCCGGCACCGGCACGGGCTGGCACGACCACGCCGACTCGGTCGGCGCCTTCCTCACCGCCTCGGGCGAGCTGACCGAGAACTCCCTCGCCGCCCGGCTGCCCACCGACGGCTGGAAGACCCTGGAACTCACCGACGGGGTGGACCGCGTACGCCGGCTGCCCGCCGGACAAGGCCGCGCCTTCGGCCGCCACCATGTGCACGAGGTGCTCAACGAGTCCACGGAGCGACACGCGATCTCCGTCCACGCCTACTACCCGCCGCTCCCCCAGATCCGTCGTTACAGTCGCACCGGCCAGGTCCTGCGCCTGGAGCAGGTCGAACGCCCGGAGGACTGGCAGTGAGCGACACCGGCGAACAGCCGACGGCAACCGGAACGACCGGCGAACGGCCGCCCGGCATCGACGAGCTGCTGGAGCGGGTCCGCGCGGGCTACCGGCGCATCGAGGCGCGGGAGGCGCACAAGGCGGCTCTCACCGGTGACGCGCTGCTGGTCGACATCCGGTACGCGGCTCTGCGCGAACGGGACGGGCTCATCCCGGGTGCCGTCGTGGTCGAGCGCAACGAGCTGGAGTGGCGCCTCGATCCCCAGGGCAGCCACCGTCTGCCCGAGGCCACCGGACACGACCTGCGCATCGTGGTGGTCTGCAACGAGGGGTATGCCTCCAGTCTCGCCGCCGCCTCCCTCCACCAGTTGGGCCTGCACCGGGCGACGGACCTGGTGGGCGGCTTCCAGGCGTGGCGGGCGGAGGGCCTGCCGGTGGAGCCGGC
This window harbors:
- a CDS encoding putative leader peptide; this translates as MRLWRRVHMDLVRYAGCVCRTSC
- a CDS encoding glutamate ABC transporter substrate-binding protein, with protein sequence MKLRKVTAASAVLLALSVAATACGGDKDDKGSGGGKKITIGIKFDQPGIGQKTPKGYSGFDVEVATYVAEKLGYKEDQIEWTESKSADRETMLQRGDVDFIVASYSITPERQKSVDFAGPYLLAHQDVLVRADDTSIKSAQDLNKARLCSVTGSTSALNVKEKLAPKAQLQKYPTYSACLTGLQNKAIDALTTDDSILAGYASQSQFKGKFKLGGLKMTNENYGIGVKKGSDLKDKINKALEAMVSDGSWQKAVDKNLGPAGYKNEPAPKIGDIKS
- a CDS encoding rhodanese-like domain-containing protein: MSDTGEQPTATGTTGERPPGIDELLERVRAGYRRIEAREAHKAALTGDALLVDIRYAALRERDGLIPGAVVVERNELEWRLDPQGSHRLPEATGHDLRIVVVCNEGYASSLAAASLHQLGLHRATDLVGGFQAWRAEGLPVEPATA
- a CDS encoding FAD-dependent monooxygenase; amino-acid sequence: MDPVIIVGAGPVGLTLALLLTRQNVPVVVLDEGPGKDEPRPARTVVLREDTAALLERLTGVALGDHGVRWAGWRSVRRKQVMTEIAFAEGDPAAPLHIAQHIVTNALRAALAGEPLAEVATDSRLAAVEQERSGVSAHTRGPKTTWWRGSYLVGCDGPRSTVRKLQDIRFPGRTAVERHAVATLRTELPWEGHALLHRMPPWKSSGPSAGEVTARPLPDGAWRLDWLLPPGKDLVTPEVVLTRIHETLTGWTGSDAPAYDLLDTGVHTVHHRLARRWRAGRVFLAGDAAHLLGAFGTQGLDEGLRDADNLAWKLAAAWHHGPHEALLDSYQTERRAMVAARLRAADQALPVLRGGGLRGIVPGAARGQDAQFTDGHLGRGALGAPGGHAGSPLMPRHLEAAIPVDTPPGAQVTDVRVTAEDGSFVRLRDRLGRGALLVVLIAPGTGVWDRKHWVSAGVMPRLAAAVTALPHPAELLVAESYPGAPAHSVLLVRPDGHLVTALSGVRPADLYTAAEATLGGSAPEAEPETEPGAEQEPEREQEEQPVSERAATAEAGSGLR
- a CDS encoding amino acid ABC transporter ATP-binding protein gives rise to the protein MTKVTVAKEDVATSDELVVLKSVNKHFGALHVLQDIDLTIARGEVVVVIGPSGSGKSTLCRTINRLETIDSGTITIDGKPLPHEGRELARLRADVGMVFQSFNLFAHKTVLENVTLGQVKVRKADKKEAEEKARALLDRVGVGTQADKYPAQLSGGQQQRVAIARALAMDPKVMLFDEPTSALDPEMINEVLEVMQQLAREGMTMIVVTHEMGFARSAANRVVFMADGRIVEQSSPDQFFNNPRSDRAKDFLSKILHH
- a CDS encoding amino acid ABC transporter permease; the encoded protein is MFDFLDDYDVLGAFWTTVQLTLLSAAGSLIWGTLLAAMRVGPVPLMRGFGTAYVNIVRNIPLTVIILFSSLGLYQTLRITLGAGDIVDTANFRLAVLGLIVYTSAFVCEAIRSGINTVPVGQAEAARAIGLSFTQVLFLVVLPQAFRAAVGPLANVLIALTKNTTVAAAIGVAEAALLMKDMVEREAQLLLISAIIAFGFCCLTLPTGLILGWVGKKVAVKR
- a CDS encoding cysteine dioxygenase; its protein translation is MSVPSSLPAPVSTAATPPTQADLLDFVRRTAADAELIASLPLDPEGRTWVRLKGPGGSEAWLIGWPPGTGTGWHDHADSVGAFLTASGELTENSLAARLPTDGWKTLELTDGVDRVRRLPAGQGRAFGRHHVHEVLNESTERHAISVHAYYPPLPQIRRYSRTGQVLRLEQVERPEDWQ
- a CDS encoding amino acid ABC transporter permease produces the protein MSSVLYDAQGPRAKRRNILYTVVFLAALAALVWWVYTALDEKNQLDWALWKPYLGGGTEAYSTYIWPGLQNTLKAAALSMVIALPLGAVLGIARLSDHVWVRVPAAVVVEFFRAIPVLVLMIFGLALFSQYTDVSSDDRPFYAVVTGLVLYNASVLAEIVRAGILSLPKGQSEAAMAIGLRKGQVMRTILLPQAVTAMLPAIVSQLVVIVKDTALGGAVLTFPELLASANTASAYYGANTIASFTIVAVIYLIINFSLTTFASWLEGRLRRRKKSTGAVLSVEDTAGIPGHAGTGTSA